In one window of Erythrolamprus reginae isolate rEryReg1 chromosome 1, rEryReg1.hap1, whole genome shotgun sequence DNA:
- the GMPPA gene encoding mannose-1-phosphate guanylyltransferase regulatory subunit alpha yields MLKAVILIGGPQKGTRFRPLSFEVPKPLFPVAGVPMIQHHIEACTKVPNMKEILLIGFYQPNEALNHFLVSAQQEFKIPIRYLQEYAALGTGGGIYHFRDQILSGNPAAFFVLNADVCSEFPLEEMLAFHRQRGNFLMLGTTANRKQSLNYGCIVANSDTHEVLHYVEKPSTFVSELINCGIYLFTPAIFHHIGEVFQRNQQELLLEESANGWQRAEAIRLEQDIFTALAGQGRLFAYKTEGFWSQIKSAGSAIYANRLYLSCYSQCHPERLAQNKPGGPSIRGNVYIHPTASVDASAVLGPNVSIGKGVTIGAGVRVRESIILHGASLQDHTCVLNSIVGWDSTIGRWARVEGTPSDPNPNDPYAKIDSETLFRDGRLTPSITILGCNVTIPAEVVILNSIVLPHKELSRSFKNQIIL; encoded by the exons ATGCTGAAGGCCGTGATCCTGATCGGGGGTCCCCAGAAAG GGACTCGTTTCCGGCCCTTGTCTTTTGAAGTGCCCAAACCCTTGTTCCCAGTGGCAGGGGTGCCCATGATCCAGCATCACATCGAGGCGTGCACTAAG GTGCCTAACATGAAGGAGATTCTGCTGATCGGCTTCTACCAACCCAATGAGGCACTCAACCACTTCCTGGTGTCTGCCCAGCAAGAGTTCAAAATCCCTATCAG GTATCTCCAGGAATATGCAGCCCTTGGCACGGGAGGCGGTATCTACCATTTCCGTGACCAAATCCTTTCAGGCAACCCTGCAGCCTTCTTTGTGCTCAATGCTGACGTCTGCTCTGAATTCCCTCTCGAAGAGATGCTGGCCTTCCACCGTCAGCGGGGCAACTTCCTCATGCTGGGCACGACG GCCAATAGGAAGCAGTCTCTGAACTACGGCTGCATTGTGGCAAATTCCGACACACACGAG GTCTTGCACTACGTGGAGAAGCCCAGCACTTTCGTGAGCGAGCTCATCAACTGCGGCATCTACCTCTTCACCCCAGCCATCTTTCACCACATTGGGGAAGTCTTCCAGCGTAACCAGCAGGAGCTGCTTTT AGAGGAGAGCGCCAATGGTTGGCAGAGGGCTGAAGCCATCCGACTGGAGCAAGACATCTTTACGGCCCTTGCTGGGCAGGGACGCCTCTTTGCCTACAAGACGGAAGGGTTCTGGAGCCAGATCAAATCTGCCGG CTCTGCCATCTATGCCAATCGTCTCTATCTGAGCTGCTACAGCCAGTGCCATCCGGAGAGACTTGCCCAGAACAAACCTGGTGGGCCCAGCATCCGAG GCAACGTCTATATTCATCCAACGGCCTCCGTGGATGCCAGTGCTGTG CTGGGTCCCAATGTCTCCATCGGGAAAGGAGTGACCATTGGGGCTGGAGTCCGGGTGCGTGAATCCATCATTCTGCATGGGGCCTCTCTCCAG GACCATACCTGTGTACTCAACAGCATTGTCGGCTGGGACAGCACAATTGGACGCTGGGCTCGTGTGGAGGGTACCCCCAGTGACCCCAACCCAAACGATCCCTATGCAAAGATCGACAGCGAGACACTCTTTCGAGATGGACGCCTGACGCCATCCATCACTATTCTGG GGTGCAATGTGACCATTCCTGCCGAAGTGGTCATCCTGAACTCCATCGTGCTTCCTCACAAGGAACTCAGCCGCAGCTTCAAGAATCAAATAATTCTTTAA